A genomic window from Pseudanabaenaceae cyanobacterium SKYG29 includes:
- a CDS encoding NDP-sugar synthase yields the protein MKAMILAAGKGTRLRPFTNVIPKPMIPIMQKPVMEFLVELLRQHGFTEIMVNVSHLAETIQNYFRDGQKFGVQMAYSFEGKIEDGQLKGEALGSAGGIKKIQDFYPFFDDTFVVLCGDALIDLDLTAVVEWHKRKGAMATVVMKRVPRDQVSSYGVVVTDREGRIQSFQEKPPVHQARSNQINTGIYIFEPEVLNYIPSGQKFDIGGDLFPKLVAEGAPFYGICMDFEWVDIGRVPDYWQAIQDVLCQRLPNVPIPGREVLPGVYTGLNVAVNWDKVKIQGPVYIGGMTRIEDGAKIIGPTMIGPNCHLCQGAVVERSVIFEYSRLGDVRLVDKLVFGRYCVDKDGTAIDLQAAALDWLITDARQDNHARVLRV from the coding sequence ATGAAAGCCATGATTCTGGCAGCGGGCAAGGGCACAAGACTGCGCCCCTTTACCAACGTCATACCGAAGCCCATGATTCCCATTATGCAGAAGCCAGTGATGGAATTTTTGGTGGAACTCTTGCGGCAACACGGTTTTACAGAAATCATGGTCAACGTCAGCCACTTAGCGGAGACAATCCAAAACTATTTCCGCGATGGGCAGAAGTTCGGTGTCCAGATGGCCTATTCCTTTGAGGGTAAGATCGAGGATGGTCAACTAAAGGGGGAAGCCCTCGGGTCAGCGGGGGGTATTAAAAAAATCCAAGACTTCTATCCCTTCTTTGACGATACGTTTGTTGTGCTCTGCGGTGATGCCCTAATTGATTTGGATTTGACAGCAGTTGTGGAATGGCACAAGCGTAAAGGGGCAATGGCAACGGTAGTAATGAAGCGAGTCCCCCGTGACCAAGTATCTAGTTATGGTGTGGTGGTAACCGATCGAGAGGGACGCATTCAATCTTTTCAGGAAAAGCCCCCCGTACACCAAGCCCGCAGCAATCAGATCAACACAGGGATTTACATCTTTGAGCCGGAGGTGTTGAACTACATCCCGTCGGGGCAAAAATTTGACATTGGCGGTGACCTCTTCCCCAAGTTAGTAGCGGAGGGAGCACCCTTCTACGGTATCTGCATGGACTTTGAGTGGGTAGACATTGGACGCGTCCCTGATTATTGGCAAGCCATCCAGGATGTGTTGTGCCAGCGCCTGCCCAATGTGCCGATTCCGGGGCGGGAGGTATTGCCAGGAGTCTATACGGGGTTAAATGTGGCAGTGAATTGGGACAAGGTGAAAATTCAAGGTCCCGTTTACATTGGCGGTATGACTCGCATTGAGGACGGAGCCAAAATTATTGGTCCCACAATGATTGGTCCCAACTGTCATTTGTGTCAAGGGGCGGTGGTAGAGCGGAGTGTAATTTTTGAATATTCCCGCCTGGGGGATGTACGTTTGGTGGATAAGCTAGTATTTGGGCGGTATTGTGTGGACAAGGATGGTACAGCGATCGATTTACAAGCTGCCGCTCTCGACTGGTTAATTACTGATGCTCGTCAGGACAATCACGCCAGAGTGTTAAGGGTATGA
- a CDS encoding ABC transporter ATP-binding protein, protein MAFIDLQGVTKRYNQVPVVHHLDLTIDQGEMFALLGPNGAGKSTTIKMLTTLATPDEGKITIGGADVVKQAHVVKRFIGVVLQQISLDLDRTVWENMEFHGRLHHMPPKERQAAIDRCLEYVELQDRRNDRTRNLSGGMKRRLQIARALMHNPKVLFLDEPTVGLDPQTRRRLWEIILDLKQQGMTILLTTHYMEEAETLCDRVGILDQGKLIEIGTLQELREKHGLAVVIVQNEEDQKLDYKFFPTMSDANAYLESLPHKQGVMVRESNLEDIFVELTGRKLD, encoded by the coding sequence ATGGCTTTTATCGACCTGCAGGGGGTTACCAAACGCTACAACCAAGTACCTGTTGTCCATCACCTAGATTTAACCATTGACCAAGGGGAAATGTTTGCTCTCCTGGGACCAAACGGGGCAGGTAAATCCACCACTATTAAAATGCTCACCACCCTGGCTACCCCTGACGAAGGAAAAATTACGATCGGGGGGGCAGACGTTGTCAAACAAGCCCACGTTGTCAAGCGGTTCATTGGCGTAGTATTGCAACAAATCAGCCTCGACCTCGATCGTACTGTCTGGGAAAACATGGAATTTCACGGCCGGCTGCACCACATGCCCCCCAAGGAACGCCAAGCAGCCATCGATCGGTGTTTAGAATATGTGGAATTACAGGACAGAAGAAATGACCGTACACGCAACCTATCGGGGGGGATGAAACGGCGGTTGCAGATTGCCCGTGCCCTCATGCACAACCCCAAAGTTTTATTTTTAGACGAACCGACAGTGGGACTAGACCCCCAAACCCGCCGCCGCCTGTGGGAAATCATCCTTGACCTCAAACAACAGGGGATGACCATTCTATTGACGACCCACTACATGGAAGAGGCAGAAACCCTATGCGATCGGGTGGGGATACTAGACCAGGGCAAGTTAATCGAGATAGGTACCCTCCAGGAGTTGCGGGAAAAGCATGGCTTAGCCGTAGTTATAGTGCAAAATGAAGAAGACCAAAAGTTAGACTACAAATTCTTCCCCACCATGAGCGACGCCAACGCATACCTGGAGTCCTTGCCCCACAAGCAAGGAGTGATGGTACGGGAGTCCAACCTAGAGGATATTTTTGTAGAACTAACGGGTAGAAAACTAGATTGA
- a CDS encoding DUF4079 domain-containing protein: MNTTLTEFLEPIAQQFRQLGIPEPIVHWGHPFFMAIVIFVMGSFVGLAGWRGRLLTDAAEKAKNLADHRRIAPLMTLFLAMGYTGGLLSLVMQKQPLLESPHFWTGSAVLVLLFLNGTISLTGFGGNQAALRTAHAYLGSAILCLLFFHALLGLKLGLSI; encoded by the coding sequence ATGAATACCACTCTGACTGAGTTTCTAGAACCCATAGCACAACAGTTTAGGCAACTGGGCATACCAGAACCGATCGTGCATTGGGGTCACCCCTTCTTTATGGCGATCGTGATTTTTGTCATGGGTAGTTTCGTTGGTCTGGCTGGTTGGCGCGGTCGTTTACTCACTGATGCAGCTGAAAAGGCGAAAAACTTAGCCGATCACCGCCGGATCGCTCCCTTAATGACTCTGTTTCTCGCTATGGGCTATACAGGTGGTCTACTTTCCTTGGTGATGCAAAAACAACCCCTCCTGGAAAGTCCCCATTTTTGGACTGGTTCGGCTGTATTGGTACTCCTTTTCCTCAATGGTACGATTTCCCTGACAGGCTTTGGTGGTAACCAAGCTGCCCTACGGACTGCCCATGCCTACCTAGGCAGTGCTATTCTCTGCTTGCTCTTCTTCCATGCCTTGCTGGGGCTAAAGCTCGGTCTATCTATCTAA